Genomic window (Phocoena phocoena chromosome 20, mPhoPho1.1, whole genome shotgun sequence):
AGactgggaactccctggtggtccagtggttaggactgcgcactttcactgccgggacctgggttcggtccctggtcagggaactaagatcccacaagccgtgtggcatggccaaaacaatgataataaatttaaaataaataaataaaataaaatcacagactGTCAGCACCGTGGCTATTTGAAATCCCATCAGTGAGAATGGAGCATTCCTCAGCTGCTTGCAGGCTCTGGGCAGGAACCTGTGACACAGAGAAGCAGCCTTGCTTTTCAGCCCCCCAGAGCTTCAGATAAGGAGTTTTCAGGCACGAAATTCTACCTTTAtctttattctgtattttccaaagaatcGGACCCTGGGTCTGCTTCTCAGCCCAGGCCTGAAATGGACCTCTTTCCACCCAGGCCTGCTGTGCTTTGAGCCTATCGGATACAACTTCATCAAAGCATCACCTCAACGTCACCCTCACCCCAAACCTCTAATAACCCCGTCTCTTCTTTCGTGAGATGCCCCACGCTTCCTCTGGAGTGTGGTCTCCTTTGCTCCAGCAAGAAAATGAACATAACTTTGTTGGACTGCAGTTGTATGAGACAGGCTTCATCCCTCTGTGAGTGAGGAGACCTGTTATCTAGCTCATGCGTTCTGAGAACAGGCAGTATTGCTCCCAAAGATGTGAACATTAGTTCTGGGGGAGCCAAAAAGTCTTACAGTGGTTTGTGGCCTTCCAAAAGGCACACACATAAACAGATACATGGTATGTCTGTTGTATCAAAATTTcatgggcagggaggggaaggtaCTGAGTAGGAGGAAAAGATCCTAAAAGGCTCCTTGAGGGAACAATGATACAAAAGTTTGAGCAACAGTGCTTTAGCTAATACTGAATAGCTTTTGGTGTCTGCTGTGAGTCAGGTACCGGGATGCTGGCTCTCTTTGGCAGCTAGAATTGAGTTCTTCTGACCTCGGTCTTGGGAGACCCAACCTGGTTTGACCTCTCCCAGCACCCTAGAACTCCCCCACTCAGCCCTGTTCCTGCGATGCCCTCATCCATGGGAGCCTCATACCTGCTTGCTCTGCCAGATGGGGAGAGTGCCTGGTGCCCCGTCATTCACACATACGCGCCCACACCATCTCTCTGCCCGTCTCCGTCCTCTGCTTAGGTGAGCACGGGGCAGCTGCCCCAGAACACGTGCTCTACTCCTTGAGCACCCCTTTCCCTTGACTTCCGAGAGATATGGAGAACACTACAACTCTGCCCTCCCCACCGCCCAGCCTCTGATGACTTTTCATCCTCCCCACCCGTCAGCCTTCAGTTTACACAGACTGGGGTAAGGGTGGGGTCCTGGGTGACAGCTGGGGGCAGCAAAGCCAGCTGAGCTGCCTCTTCTTCCTCGGTGTAAACTCTGGGGAGGAGTCAGACTCCTGTTTTCCATGGATCTCTCTGGAAGGTGGGGTTTCCAACTCTTCTTTGTCCTCACTCGTGGGTCCTTGCTACCACTCCTGGAGCTGCAAGACTCCACGTCACCACTGTGCCCTTTCTGAACCACGCAGACCCATGTTCACATCAAGGTCTGAGTGCCTTAGGACAGACAGATGAGCCATGGGACAGAGGGACAGCTCATGCCTTCATCTCTGTACAGAGACgatgtctctctccctccacctgaGACCCAGTCCCCATCCACAGCCAGTCCTCATTCCCCAGCGACCTTAACCTCAGGGAGAAAACAGATGCTAAAGACGTTAGTATTGAAATCCCGAAAGCTCTGAGCGCAGCCATCTGCACACAGTAAGTGCACCATAAATGTTTTCGAACTAAAGctgaccggggcttccctggcggtccagtggttaaaactccgagcttccactgcggggggtgcgggtttgatccctggtcagggaactaagatcccacatgctgtgcggtgcggccaaaataaaaaaataaagtaagagacTTCTTGGTttgtcattaaaagaaaaaaaaaaaagcaaactaaaagaagaaataataaagctgACAGTGCGAACAGGTGCCAGcatttctctggttgctttcCCAGGGGAGGAGGCCCAGACCGACGCTTTCTAATGCACCACCCCAcagtggaaaatgaaaaattactaaGTGATCACAGTTTGATAAAAATAGCTCTTAAGAACACACATTTGTCTTTATAGTAACCCGAAGTCAACTGGGCTAACtaattctcttcatttatttttttttccgaGAGGGTTTCTTTACTGGGAGGAGGATGTATCTACACAAATAGTCGATCTGCTTTGCATCTAGTTATGCTTTTCATTGTGGCCTGTTTACATCTGTCCTGGTCAGACTGCCTCAGCCGACTCTGGAAGTTTGACTGGGCCCAGTCACGGCAGATGACACACAGCTGGTGGCAGAGTGGCTCAGGGACCTGAGTTTCAGAGTCAACTAATTTCAGCTTCCAGTCCTGCTTCCATCACTTATTGGGTATGGGATCTCAGGTGAGAGACTTCACCTCGCCGGGCCCATTCCCTCACCTGTAGAATGGGAATAGTCGTAGTACCTGCCTCACGGCTACTGAGAAGATTAAAGGCGATGTCAGGCTAAGCCCTTAAGATAGGTTAGCTATTACTTTTATTCTTCCGATCCAAATCCTCTCCCAGCAACTAGGCATCTTGTAGTTTAACACTTCTCCTTCAGAGTCTTCGTGTTTTATCCTTCCATCCATCAACACCACCTAAGGTACGCTCACATACACCACCCACACACAccgtaaaaacagaaaaagattaagaaaaaaccATTCTCTTTTGCTTGCTACCAAGTTTATTTAGGTaatttttcttctgtcatttttcaTGAATGTCCCTGAAAGTCTGAATTTACTGAACAGTGGAAATCTGCTGGAAGAGCGCATGTCACAGCAGGGTGCCCCCTCATTCCTGGAGTCCTGTGTCCCCCCATTCCTGCCCAGCTGAGTCGGTAGTTCTGAAGGACAgattcttcctctctcctgtccCAAGTCACTGGGCAGCTCCCTCAGACCCTGAACGCTGCTGTCAGCTCCTCCTTCACCTTCAGCAAAGCACAGGAGCTCGCCTGCTGCCCCGGGGAGCTCCTTATTCTCCAGAGTTCTCTCTCACCGTGACCGCTCCCTGAGCGTGTTGGGGCACGAGAAGGGAGGGCAGTGTGGCGAGATCAAGAGCTGGGCTAAGGCTGGATACCTGCTCTGACCCAAACAGTGCCCGTCCCCAGCCTGCCTCTCCAAGGTGCTTCCTGACTTGAGCTTGGAACTGCCCCAGGGATGATCTGCTTTGCAGGCCAGTCCACCTGGCCACCCGCTCCAGAGCCCCCCCGTATGTTAGACAGCTCCTGTGGCGGCCCCTCTCCTTCACTCTTCAGTGTCACGCTGCCTTCCTGCCACCAAGGGCCACAGGCTCCAGGCCGCCTCCCCAGCAGCCCCTGGAAGTCAGCTTGGAACCCAGATGATGAGAAATAGTAAAGGGTGTCGACACAGGAGTTCAGGGTGTTGAGGGGCAGCACGGAACTTCTCCACTTCGGGCTTTCACCCTGGATGTAGCCCACAGCATGGGACACGTTGTAGGGCCCAAAGCAGATGAGAAAGTTGAGCAGCATGGCTGCTGCGAGCCCACCACCCGCTTCCGCCGGCGCTGGCTAGCTCCCTTACCGAGTATGCACACCGGGCGGCTATAGCAGTAGCTGGTGAGGAGCAGGGGCACCCCAAAAAGGACCGCAGCCATCTCCAGCTGGACAGGCAGGAGAAAGGCCAGCTGATCCTTCCGGAATTCCAGGTAGCGTGTCCCACCAGCTGATCCTTCCGGAATTCCAGGTAGCAGGTCCCGCCAGCTGATCCTTCCGGAATTCCAGGTAGCGTGTCCCACCAGCTGATCCTTCCAGAATTCCAGGTAGCAGGTCCCGTTGATAccctgggtgggggaggagcgCCCCGAGAGTTCAGTGACATAGACCACACTGCGGTGAGCGGCGGCCAGGAGCCAGCAGGCCCCGCTGACCAGGCCAGCCTGTCCCGGCCTTGGCCGGCTCTGGTACCAAACTGGGTAGGCCACGCTCAGGAAGCGCTCATCGCTCACAGCTGCCAGGAAGAGGGACGGGAGATAGACGGTGGTGAAGAAGAGGAATCTGGAGAAGGGGCAGAAGATGAAGGGCAGGGGCCAGCGCGTGCCACTCGCTGCCTTCACCACGTGGAGTGGCAGGAAGAGCACCAGGGTGCGGGGCCGATAGGGTCAGGTTCAGGAAGAGCAGGCGCACGGCCGCCGGACAGCGCTGCAGCTTGTCCACGAGGATCACCAGGGCCTCCAGCTTCAGGGGGAGCCCCGTGAGGAAGCTGAGGAGGTACATGGAGCAGTGGAGCCCGTGATTGCCGAGGAAGGAGGACCGGTCTGAGCTGGTGTTCGTGGTCATGGCCACTAGCAAGAGAGGGATAGAGATGACAGTCTGGGTGGGCGTCTTGCACCATCCGCTTCTCGGCTATCAGAAGGGAGCGTCATCGCCAGCCTCACTCCCTCATGCCCCCAGTGCTTTCCCCGGTGGGGTCAGCCTGCCTGTCTTCCTGGTCATAGCCTGGCTCCTATCCCTTTCCTGTCCCTCTCTTCCTGGTCACACCCTGTCTGCTGTTTCCTTTCTCTAAGCACCAAGGTGCCGTCCACAGAGCCCCTCGGGGTCCCGTGCTTACCTGCTGCTTTGAGAACCCAAGTTGTCTGCCGCTCATCAACTCACTGGCTCCTCCAGAACAAGTCCGGTGAGCTATTATCTGGCAGAACTGATGAAAACCTGGCAGTGCCCGTGATGTCACTCACTGCCGAGCAATGGCACGAAAGATGCCGTTAGCTCTGTGAGCAGTGCCGGCCCAGGACACAAAACGAGGGGCAAATTCCACGACTGCCTGCACGCCTcgctccccagcagcctcagatggGATGAGCGGACTTCGTCTTCTTCTCTCTGATCCTCTACTTGAATTTTACCTGCTCCTCTAGAATGGCACTCATCCAGTTTGCCTTGTTGTAAGGGTAGGAAGTGTGATACAGTGATGTAGAGCTTGGGCTCTGGAGCcggggcttgggttcaatcctaTCACTTACTAActctgtgatttggggcaagtgacttcagccctctgtatctctgctttctcatctataaaacagggataatcaTCACCAATCTCATAGGCTTGTGTACATGAAAGCGTTAATATGTGTCAAAGGCTAAGTTAAGTGGTAAGTATGGTGAGCCCTTGACAGATGCCGTCTGCCAGCCACTCGAGTGGGCTTGTCTTTGGGCCGatagtaataatattaatgtTGGTGGCAATGATGATGACAGCTACCTTTCAGTGGGCACATAATCCATAGCAGACCCACTGCTTCTCAGGGCACCACCTTATGTCTTGAAATCCTCACACTGGGGAAGTGATTCACTCCAGGTAATACAGCTTGTTAAGTATCACCACCAGGATTCAAACTTCTGTCCAGCTTCAGAGagtatttacttattcattcaaatatCTATGGAgtgcaatgagataccatttcatacacccactagaatggctataagcaaaaaaaaaaaaatcggataataccaagtgttggtgaggatgtggagaaatgggaatcctcatacattgctggtgagcaTGTAAAATGATGGAGTCACTTTGAAAGGCGTCATAAATCTACCACGTAACCCGATTCTGCTATAGGTATCtacttaagagaaatgaaaacatatgtccacgcAGAGACTGGCTCataaatgttcataatagcattagtcataataaccaaaaagtggaaacatcaCCTGGTGGTCTATCagccaatgaatggataaaccatgtggcatagccatacaatggaatactatttggcaatgaaaaggaatgaaatacccACGTATACCATAACACAGATAAACCTAAAAACATTGTGCTaggtgaaacaagccagacataGAAGACCATGTATGTtcccatttttatgaaatgtccgGAATAGGCAAATGTGTAGAGACAGAAGATAGATTACTGGTGGCCTGGGGACTGAGAGTGGAAATGGGATGAACTGTAAGTGAatatgagggatcttcctggggtgataaaaatgtcctAAATTGGATTATAGTGATATAATATAATCCACACCTTGGTAAATTTACTAAAGATCATGGAATTGTACATTTaaagtgggtgaattttatgatatgtaaattttatctcaaataAGTTGTTAGaagtacagcagtgaacaagacaagaAGTACAGCAGtctcggggtggggtgggggttctGAGTGGTGGGAGGATAATAAAGACATCAATAACACAGAGGCTGAGAGCCCCTGGAGCAAACAGCACAAGCAGAgggaacgggggtggggggggggcggtgcacAGGCTTGACCTGCTAGGGGCACTGGTAGAAGATTCAGGGCCCAAGGAGCGAGGGTCCCCAGAGGATGCTGGGGGTGGGTCGTGCGGGGCCCCTGCCCCAGGGAGGAACTGAAATCTCCCCTAAGTGGAGGAGGCACAAGTCGCTGGAAGACGTGGCCCGGCACCAGCAGGTGCTCCGGTGCTGTGGAAGGGAGGGTGGTTCTCCTGTTACAGGAGGAGCGGCCTGGGCTGGAGTTCAGCCTTCGGCTGACGTCCTCTGATGTCACCACTGcgcagagaacagacttgtttcTGGCTTCGGCAGAGCCTCAGGCAAGTGACTGAACTTCTCTGGCccatttccatatttttaaacagGGATAATAAGACTTCTTTCGGAGGGCTGTTATgagcattcactcattcagcaaatagtaACTGCAAGCCTACCGTGTGCTCGGCTctctgctaggtgctggggatgtatcagcaaatgaaacaaaaatccttgcccttgtagacagttttttgttgtttttttttttctttttggccgtaccacgcggcacgcgggatcttagttccccgaccagggatcgaaccagtgccccctATAGTGGAAGTGCAGGGTCTTAACCGCTGGCCCTCCAGGGGAGTCCCCCCTTGTGGACATTTAGTCACGAAAAGAGATAACTTGTGTAAACCAGTTCCGGCTCGTCAGACACGTAGCTGCCACTTTTTTGCTTCTGTGTGTTCACGTCTTTATCGTCATTAGAGGAACGTCTGTTTCCTACTCCTCGCCTCAGAGCAGACGCCCAGACTTTTGGCTCTCGCGGCCACTGTCCTCTGCCCACTCTCTCTCGGGTTCAGGGTGCTACCATTCACCTTCGCAAAAGGGACCACAAGGACAGGCGTTAACCCTGATACCCCAAGTTTTCCAAATGTCCCCTGATCCTCCTGGAAGGATCACACCCTATGTCCCCCCCCTTCTTTGCTGTAGGGCGTCGGGTAAATTTCTAAACCCCGGAAAATGAAGATGACCACAGCCAACTCATGCAACACCTTagtgcaaattagaaaaaggtaCACCCTGCAGGTGAGCACAGGCCAGCACCAGGGTGCACTGCTTGAGGAGTGCCTTTGTTCAAATTAGAATAAGTTGCTGCTTCCCCTGGCTGGAAGCAGCCCCATGCTAGGTCCACGGCTTGGTGAGCAAAGCACAGGGTAGAATGTAGTCGGTGTTTGCCCCTCTGCCCGACACCCTCTTGCAGTGAGCGGTCTGCTCATCTGTACAGCAGCCGCACGGCTAAATCAGAGGAACgtgggaggatgaaatgagacaaCGCTTGTAACGCACTTGGCATGGTGACTGTCACGTATATTTCTGGTGTTGCTGGTGTTTTCCCTTCCCCCGGCATCTTTTCCTACCAGCGTCCTGTTCACAGTTCTAATGCTGCCCCCTTGTGGGTGTCACATGGTATAACAGTGTCATTACCTTGCCTCCGGCCTCTTATTCAGAAATTCAAAATGGTCTTTCCTAGGAGATGATTTTGGAGTAACATCTCCCAAAGTATACCATCAGAGTGGCGGCGGTTCCTCTGGCTTAGAAGcagacctccctccctccttccccacaggGCACACTGGCAGTCAGGCCAGTCAGGACGCAGAAGAGAAACGGACAGAGGTGGGAAATCGCGCAGATGTGTGCCGGGCAGCTTACCTTCCTCCTGTGACCCAGCTCCAggcctccattctttctccacCTGGGACGCCATCTTCTGCCAGGCTCAGTTCTTCCCATAAGTGGCTCCGGGGATGCCCCCCAGGCAAAACCGCCCTGCGGTTCCTTTGGAGCAGCCCTCGCTCGCCAGGCGCCTGGAGAAGCAGTCTGGCTCtcctgctccctgcccctcccccccgcaGTGATGACTACTTCTGGGACGGCCCCCCTTTTGTTTTTGCGCCACGTGTTGTCCCCCGGCCAGTGCCCCCTCCCAAGTAGCCGGTCACCAGTGGGTTGAGCACCACGCTCCACGCACCTGTAATGAGCCCCAGCTTCCGCCAGCAGCCTCCGATGCTGGGGTGCAGGAAGCCAGCCACGTTGGAGGCATTGTAGGGTCCCAAGCAGAGCAGCAGTGTGAGCAGAGCCCCACCGGCCACCCAGGCCGCCTTTAGCTTCCGTCTGTGGCTCAGGCCTGAGCGGGCCAGTGCCCGGAGGCAGCCCACGTAGCAGAAGGCCGTGATGACCAGGGGCAGAAAGAAGAGCAGCAGAGAGAGGCTGAAGCGTGCAGGGCCCGCCGAGGCCGGGTCCCAGGCCTCCAGGCAGACTGGAGAGCCGTTCACTGGCGTGCTGATACCCAGGGAGCTGGTGGTATTGTCCAGCCAGCCTCCTGGAGCCTCCAACCCAAAGACCAGCCCCAGGTGACAGAGGACAAGGGCCCATATGGCCACACACACGCCCCAGGAATAGCGCGGCCTCCGGCCAGCTTGGTAGCCCAAGGGGAAGGCAGCTCCCAGGTAGCGGCCGACGCTCAGGGCGGCCAGGAAGCCCGCGCCCGCGTAGAGCGGAGCGAAGTGGACCAGGGCGAAGGCAGGACAGAGTGAGGCCGGCAGGGGCCAGGCTCCCCCAGCCAGGGCCTCCGCCGCCTTCAGGGGCAGAGACGTCGCCAGCAGGAGGTCGGAGCAGCCCAGGTGGAGGGCATAGACCAGGCTGGGGGTGAGGCGCAGCCGGGCGTGGGACACGGCGCCTGCGATGGCCAGGGCGTTGAGCGGGAAGCCCAGCGCGAAGGCGGCCATATAGAGGGCGAAGGAGAGCTGCGGGGGCAGGTGCATGGGGCCCCTCGTGCGCACCACTGGCTCCCTGCCCCCAGATCTCAGGGCCCGGAAAGGGGGCTCCCAGAGTCACAGACTGCTTTCAGCACTTGCTCAGGGTGCGAGAAGCCATCTAGTGGGATAGCTGGGGAGACAGACGCCGGTAGGGGGAGGTGGCCTGGATTAGAAGCGAGGACCACTAGCCGTCAGTCCTCTGTTTTCTCTCCACCATGTGCCCCCTTAAAATGAAGCGAGCGATCGTGGTGTAACGGGAGGAGATGGAGCACAGGCGTGCAGGTCCCAGAAGAGGGAAGGCCTCTTGATTTCTGAGACTCTGGGGAGACAAGCGGTGGAGAGAATTCAGGGCAgagttgagggacttccccggcggcccagtggttaagacttcaccttccaatgcaggggctgcgggttcgatccccggttgggcagctaagatcccgcatgcctcgtggccagaaaaccaaaacataaaactgaagcaatactgtaacaaattcgataaagactttaaaaatgggccacatcaaaaaaatctttaaagaaaagaagaagaaaaaaatgaacagagttgAGCCCGACAGTATGTATTTTTCTCAGGAAAGGAAGCTAGATTCCTGTGTTCGCACCCCTTCCCCAGTTCCCTGGAAAGAGAAGGAGCTGTTCCCCTACAGCAGGCAGTGCCGGGCTGGTGGCAACGCCTAGCCGAGGGGAAGTCGGGGTGTAGGTTGTAGCAAAGGGCAGGAGAAGGAGGTCCCCCGGGGAGAGTCCAGGGGTAAGCCAGGTCCCACTGGTGTCACAGGGAATGACGTTAGCCAGCTTCAGGGGTTCCCCCTAAGCGGAGGCTTCTGGGGATCTGGGGAAAAATTGTTGTGGGGAGAGAAGCCACAGAAAGAGGGACTCACCTCTTGGTGCTGCCAGGTGTCTCTGAGGCTCAGGAGTCCCCTGAGGGAGGGTGGCCAGGATGGGCAGTGAGCCggaagggagagaagggtggggaggcagggccaTTAGCCTGAGGCACTCACAGCCTGGATGAGCAGCTAATGGGGCATCTCAGAAGGAGGTGAGGGTCCAAGATGACGCAAACACAGGAAGGGGAGAGGTTAGAAATGTGGGCTTTTCCTGGGGGGAGTGAAGAGTGCGTAgccagcacctttttttttttttaatttttattgaatatagttgctttacaatgttgcgttagtttctgcgtacggcaaagtgaatcagctgtacatatacatatatcccctcctttttggatttccttcccatttaggtcaccacagagcactgagtagcgttccctgtgctatacagtaggttctcattagttacctattttatacatagcagtgtatatacgtcaatcccaatctcccagttcatcccgccacccctttctccccttggtgtccatacatgtgttctctacgtctgtgtctctatttctgctttgcaaataggttcatctgtaccatttttctagattccacatatgtgttaatattcgatatttgtttttctctgtctgccttacttcactctgtatgacagtctctaggtccatccacgtctctgcaaatggaacaatttcgttccttcttatggctgagtaatattccatggtgtataggtacccacatcttctttatccattcctctgttgatggacatttaggttgcttccatgtcctggctatatatagtaaatagagctgcaatgaacattggggtgcgtgtatcttttggaattatcagCACCTCTAAAGAGCAGGGTTGGTGGTACAACCAGAACACACCTTTattccatccccacccccgccagcccGTTCAAACCGGCTCTGGGGGCTTCGTCTGCTCTACTCCTGGACGAGCTTGTGGGCAGGCCCAGGCTCACTCCCAGATAATAAGTCCCTCTGGTCACCCATACCATCTCCACTTGGCATTTACTTTGTGGGATAATGAGATCATCATTCCCAGTTAGAGCTTCTACTCTCCCCCCACCTGCACAGGCCTTGGgctcctccatcctccctctcctttcccctctgacCTGATGACAGTGGTTTATGACCCTCCTTGTGTTggcaggagggagaaaaggagagaccTGGAACAAGCAAAGTCGAGTTCGGTGGCACTGAAGTACCCGGGCTGTGGTCTCCACCCTGCCTCTCTCTGGGCTGCATGGATGTCAAAAGGGGATCCTCCCTCGGGCACCTGTAGGGACGTTGGATGGCGCGTGCCTCCCTCTGGTCGCTTAACATTCCTCTCAGGCCCTGAGAACTTGGTCGTTCACCTCCCTGTTGGGGTCATCCTGCCCTTCTAAGGAGACCTCCTGAGATTTAAAGCGGCCCTAAGCTGTCTCTGtgattctctttctgtctctgactgTGCAcatgtctctctgtctgtctctctcctgccGCAAGCTGACAGTATGGTCTCTCTGGACTTCAGCTTTCTTGGGTGTGTGTGTCAGTCACCAGGCCCCTATGTCCTCCCCAAAATCCAAGTCACCCAGAATAAGCTTCTCTGAGTGGTTCCCTGGAAGTGCTTGCCACCAGGCTTCCAGAGCAGGCAGCCTGAGATTCTCAGCATATCCACGGCTCCCTCCAAAGAAATgatctcatttccttttcatacCTCAGGAACCAAACTGATTCTTGGTCACCCCCCTTCTAAGTCCTACATGTGTCATCCAGCACCTCCCTGGAAATGTAGAAGAACTTGCAACCTGTTGTTTAGTATTTtgtctttgggaaacactgagaaACTGACAGAACTGAGGAAAAGTCAACAGGAGTGCCATTTCACCTCTTGTGACAAGCATTTGGTAGATGAGCAAAGGTGGGTGCAAAGGGAGACAGCGGGGGGcatccccggtggtgcagtggttaagactccgcctgccagtgcaggggacacgggttcgagccctggtcttggaagatcccacatgccgcagagcaactaagcccgtgtgccacaactactgaagcctgcgcgcctaaagcccgtgctccacagctagagaagccaccgcaatgagaagcctgtgcaccgcaatgaagagtagccccaactagagaaagcctgcatgcagcaacaaagacccaacgcagccaaaaataaataaataaatttatgaaggGAGACGGCGCGTCTTCAAGCTCTTCTCTGTTTGGCCCTCCCACCTGGCAATTCAGGTGTCCCCCTCCTCAGAGGGCCTCCCTTGATCCCTGCATCCAAACgggcccctcccctgctccagcccctctgcTTTCATCTCGCGTTGTGGTTTCTTCCAAGCACCCAGGACTCTGCAACGTCAGATTTGCCGGCTCCTCCACCAGAATGTTGGTCAGTGAAGGCAACGCTTTCTGTGTGCCTTGTCCGCTGCTTGTTGCATACCTAGCAGGGACTCAGTGAGTCAGACGAATGGTCAATTGTCTAGGCTCCAAGAGGACGGTGAGGTCCGGGGCTGGGTCGGGGGCTGCCTGTGTTCTAGCCCCAGCGCTGCCCAGTCACCTGCTGTGCACACCTCAGCAGGGCCTGATGACAGCCACATCTCTCGGGCAATTGGTCAGGAAGTAGGTTGATGTCAGCAGTCAGGCTCAGGTCCAGGATGGGAAGTCATCCGCTGGTTGCCAGGGATCCCGCACCAGGCCTCATCAGGCTGGTGGCTGCCTTTAGGTCCTTCAGCTCCTAAAACCCTCTGGACACCTAGACTAGAGACCCCCGAGATTAGGACCATGTTGTGTCTTTTTTGTACCCCCACAACTGGCTCTGTGGTGGATGCAGTGGGaggtgttcagtaggtgtttgcTGGATAAATGGTTGAATGATACTGGTCCCCAGACCCTTGCCCTCTCATTTCAACAGTTCTCGAAGCCTTCCCTTTCTCCGCAAAAGTGGAAGTTGCTCACAACAATTCaaaccagggagttccctggcggtccagtggttaggacttggcactttcactgtcgGGGCCCGGGTGGGGgccctggtcagggcactaagatcctgcaagccacgtggcgcggccagaaaaaaaaaaaaaaaaaaaaaaagacgtcaAACCAGGGACAAAGTAGGTTGATGGGGAAATCAGTGCCCCATTCCTTGGGCATCCCAAGGACAACCTCTCAGAGAGCATCTGGATCGAGCAGACGGGAAAGTAGGGCAACCAAGGAAGGCGGTGCCTTCAGAGCGCCCACCACAGGCCAGGAATTTgactgtcatctttttttttttttttttttgcggtacccgggcctctcactgctgcggcctctcccgttgcggagcacaggctccggacgcgcaggctcagcggccatggctcacgggcccagccgctccgcggcatgtgggatcttcccggaccggggcacgaatccgtgtcccctgcaccggcaggtggactctcaaccactgcgccaccagggaagccctg
Coding sequences:
- the FFAR3 gene encoding LOW QUALITY PROTEIN: free fatty acid receptor 3 (The sequence of the model RefSeq protein was modified relative to this genomic sequence to represent the inferred CDS: inserted 1 base in 1 codon; deleted 1 base in 1 codon) → MASQVEKEWRPGAGSQEEVAMTTNTSSDRSSFLGNHGLHCSMYLLSFLTGLPLKLEALVILVDKLQRCPAAVRLLFLNLTLSPRTLVLFLPLHVVKAASGTRWPLPFIFCPFSRFLFFTTVYLPSLFLAAVSDERFLSVAYPVWYQSRPRPGQAGLVSGACWLLAAAHRSVVYVTELSGRSSPTQGINGTCYLEFWKDQLLAFLLPVQLEMAAVLFGVPLLLTSYCYSRPVCILGKGASQRRRKRVXGLAAAMLLNFLICFGPYNVSHAVGYIQGESPKWRSSVLPLNTLNSCVDTLYYFSSSGFQADFQGLLGRRPGACGPWWQEGSVTLKSEGEGPPQELSNIRGGSGAGGQQFGLLWNNPGYTRGQKPWCKQVINGNQLLMLEIRKEQPWAHLALTFSPGPCDAFADITLLA
- the FFAR1 gene encoding free fatty acid receptor 1, whose translation is MHLPPQLSFALYMAAFALGFPLNALAIAGAVSHARLRLTPSLVYALHLGCSDLLLATSLPLKAAEALAGGAWPLPASLCPAFALVHFAPLYAGAGFLAALSVGRYLGAAFPLGYQAGRRPRYSWGVCVAIWALVLCHLGLVFGLEAPGGWLDNTTSSLGISTPVNGSPVCLEAWDPASAGPARFSLSLLLFFLPLVITAFCYVGCLRALARSGLSHRRKLKAAWVAGGALLTLLLCLGPYNASNVAGFLHPSIGGCWRKLGLITGAWSVVLNPLVTGYLGGGTGRGTTRGAKTKGGPSQK